The following proteins come from a genomic window of Miscanthus floridulus cultivar M001 chromosome 2, ASM1932011v1, whole genome shotgun sequence:
- the LOC136540589 gene encoding uncharacterized protein isoform X2 encodes MENLKERGHDAAGGNNAWMTVPAFGDWDMKNGALPDYSMDFSKIREMRKQNKKELSRASLGGDDDLLAHAQAQKPRRDQPQPNNAQPKLGRPRPADDHRRRPLHARDHSPMGGKKFLSYFQCCIKA; translated from the exons atgGAGAACCTTAAGGAG CGGGGCCACGACGCGGCGGGCGGCAACAACGCCTGGATGACGGTGCCGGCGTTCGGGGACTGGGACATGAAGAACGGCGCGCTGCCGGACTACTCCATGGACTTCTCCAAGATCCGGGAGATGCGTAAGCAGAACAAGAAGGAGCTCTCCCGCGCCAGCCTCGGCGGCGATGACGACCTCCTCGCCCACGCCCAGGCCCAGAAGCCGCGGCGCGACCAGCCGCAGCCCAACAACGCCCAGCCCAAGCTCGGCCGCCCCCGTCCCGCCGatgaccaccgccgccgcccgctccACGCCCGCGACCACTCCCCAATG GGAGGGAAGAAGTTCCTGAGCTACTTCCAGTGTTGTATCAAGGCCTGA
- the LOC136540589 gene encoding uncharacterized protein isoform X1 encodes MENLKEQRGHDAAGGNNAWMTVPAFGDWDMKNGALPDYSMDFSKIREMRKQNKKELSRASLGGDDDLLAHAQAQKPRRDQPQPNNAQPKLGRPRPADDHRRRPLHARDHSPMGGKKFLSYFQCCIKA; translated from the exons atgGAGAACCTTAAGGAG CAGCGGGGCCACGACGCGGCGGGCGGCAACAACGCCTGGATGACGGTGCCGGCGTTCGGGGACTGGGACATGAAGAACGGCGCGCTGCCGGACTACTCCATGGACTTCTCCAAGATCCGGGAGATGCGTAAGCAGAACAAGAAGGAGCTCTCCCGCGCCAGCCTCGGCGGCGATGACGACCTCCTCGCCCACGCCCAGGCCCAGAAGCCGCGGCGCGACCAGCCGCAGCCCAACAACGCCCAGCCCAAGCTCGGCCGCCCCCGTCCCGCCGatgaccaccgccgccgcccgctccACGCCCGCGACCACTCCCCAATG GGAGGGAAGAAGTTCCTGAGCTACTTCCAGTGTTGTATCAAGGCCTGA